The Pelagibius sp. CAU 1746 genomic sequence CCGCGCCACTGGGACGTGGAGCGCCTTGTCGGACATATGTCGCGCGACAAGAAGGTGAGCGGCGGGCGCATTACCTTCGTCCTTGTGCGCGGCATCGGCGAGGCCTATCTGGACAGGACCGTAGAGTTGGACGAGGTGCGCGCGCTCTTGACCGCCGCCTTGAACGACGCCGACCAGCTCGCCCGGGAGAACGAAGCCTCGGGCATAACGACGCGGGCCACGCTCGGCAGTTGAACGCCGAGAGACCGTCCCGCCACGCTCCGCCTTGGGAGCCGCCCGCAAGACACGATGCCTTTTCAGCAACCTGAATAGATCGACCATGGAAATCGACCTCGCCATCATCCTCGGCGCCATCCTGGTGCTGCTGGTCTTCTCGGCATTCTTCTCCGGCTCGGAAACGGCGCTGACTGCGGCCTCGCGCCCGCGCCTGCACAACCTGGCCCAGTCCGGCGACCACCGCGCCAACGTGGTCAACGACCTCTGGCACGAAAAGGAGCACCTGATCGGCGCCATCCTGCTGGGCAACAACCTGGTCAATATCCTGGCCTCGGCGCTGGCCACCAGCGCCCTCATCACCCTTTTCGGCGACGCCGGCGTGGCCTACGCGACCCTGGCCATGACCGTCCTGGTGCTGGTCTTCGCCGAGGTGCTGCCCAAGACCTACGCCCTGCAGAACGCCGACCGCGCCGCCCTGGCCGTGGCGCCGGTGATGCGCATCATCGTCGCCCTGCTGAAGCCCTTCTCGCTGGTCATCCAGATGATCGTACGCGCGGCGCTGTCCGGCTTCGGCATCGAAGTGCGCCACACGCTCTCCGCCGAGGCCTCCGAGGAACAGCTGCGCGGCGCCATCGACCTGCACCAGGGCGAAGGCGAGGAAGAGCGCCACGAGCGCGAGATGCTGCGCTCGATCCTGGATCTCGGCGACGTCTGGGTGGAGGAGATCATGATCCACCGCAAGGACGTGGTGGCCATCGACGTCGACCTGCCGGCGGCGCAGATCGTCGAGGCGGTTCTGGCCAGCCCCTTCACCCGAATTCCGCTATGGCAGGAGGATCCCGACAACATCGTCGCCGTGCTGCACGCCAAGGCCTTGCTGCGCGCGGTACAGGCGGCCAGCACCGACCTGGACAAGCTGGACGTCAGGGCCATTGCCGCCGCGCCCTGGTTCATTCCCGAGACCACCGACCTGCTGTCGCAGCTCCAGGCCTTCCGCCGCCGCCACGAACACTTCGCCATCGTGGTCGACGAGTATGGCGAGATGCTGGGCATCGTCACCCTGGAAGACATCCTGGAAGAGATCGTGGGCGACATCTCCGACGAGCACGACGTGGATATCGAGGGTGTGCAACAGCAACGCGACGGAACCATGATCGTCGACGGCAAGGTCACCCTGCGCGACCTCAACCGGCGCTTCGAATGGCGCCTGCCCGACGAGGAGGCCTCGACCATCGCCGGCCTCATCCTGCACGAGGCGCGCTGCATTCCCGACGCCGGCCAGATCTTCACCTTCCACGGCTTCAAGTTCGAGATCCTGGGGCGCAAGCGCAACCAGATCACCTCGGTGCGGATCTGCCCCAGCGACAGCGGGCCGGCCGAGGAGCCGGAGGACGAAGAGGCGGCACAAGGCTGATTTCATCGACGCGTTATTCGCGTAAAGATTGAAAGGCCGCCGCCCAGCGCCGCTTGACCGCGATTCCGATGCCCTGCACAATCGGTTGCAAGCAGGGGGCGGGAAGAATCTCCCTGCAAGCGGCCGCGCCCTCTATGGCGCCTCTTATTGAAGCATAGGGCCTTGAATCTCTTAAGATTCGCACAAGAGCCCTTCCGCGCGGGAGGACCCCATATGCAGCGTAGAGTTGTACCGGATATCGTCGATCAGCAGAAGATCGAGCTCTTGCCCGGCAGCACCACCGTCCGCGATGCCGTCCGCAATATGGCGGAGCGCCATATCGGCGCGGCCCTCGTCGGCAGCGGCGGGCGGCTGGAAGGCATCTTCACCGAGCGGGACCTGCTGATCCGCGTCGTGGCGCGCGGACTCGATCCCGACAGCACGCCCCTGAGCGCGGTCATGACCGCCAATCCCGACACCGTGGGGCCCGACGATCTGGCCTCCCTGGCCCTGGAACGGATGCGCTCCTCCGGCTACCGCCACGTCCCGGTGGTCGAGGACGGCGAGGTTGTCGGCATCGTCTCGCTGCGCGACCTCTACGCGGCGGCCAAGCGCGAGTTGGAGGAGGACCTGCAGCAGCGCGAAGCCTTCATCTTCGACACCGGCTACGGCACCGGCTGATCTCCCCAAGGAGCACCGCGGGCCCCTGGGAGAACGGCGGGCTTCCCGGGGCCTCGGCCGCTGCGCTTGGTTGACGGGCGGCCGCGGGGTCCTATAGTCGCGGGTTCCCTGTTCGAGAACCACGCGGTACCCGGCCATGCCCCTCTCGCCCCCTGTCGAGCGAACCTGTCTGCACAATCGGAAATACGACTTTCAAGGCTACCAGCGCGCCGACGGCCTGTGGGACATCGAGGGGCGCATCGTCGACACCAAGACCTATGCCTTCGCCAACCAGGACCGCGGCGAGATCCCGGCCGGCGAGGCGCTGCACGACATGTCGATCCGCCTGACCATCGACGAGGACTTCAAGGTTCACGACATCGAGGCGGTGACCGACTTCAGCCCCTTCCGCCTTTGCCCGGACATCACGCCGAACTTCAAGCGCATGATCGGCGCCGAGATCAAGACCGGCTGGACCCAGCAGGTACGCCGGCAACTGGGCGGCGTCGAAGGCTGCACCCACCTGGTCGACCTGCTGATCGCCATGGCGACGGTCGCCTTTCAGACCCTCTATCCGGTGCGCGCCGCCACGGCCGCCAAACGCCCGCCCGGCCAGCGGCCGGGCCTGCTGGAGACCTGCCACGCCTTCGCCAGCGACAGCCCCATCGTCAAGCGCTCCTGGCCGGACTTCTATACCGGCGAGGAGTAGCCCCTAAAGCCAGGCCCCCTAAAGCCAAGCCCCCTAAAGCCAAGCCAAGGGGTCGAGCCCGATGACCGGCCCATGCAGGTGCAGCAGCGCCGCGTAGAGCAGCAGGCCCGCCAGCAGATCGATCACGCCGCAAAGCGGCACCACCCGCCGCAGCCGCGCGGCCGGTCCGCCATCCGTCTGAGCGGCGGCCGCCGCGTAGTCGGCCTCCGAAAGCCGCGCGCGCGCACGCCGCTCCATGCGTTTCATGCCGGCCAGGCTGAAGCCCGCCAGACTGCCGAAGAGGATGAGGCTCACCAGGTCGCCGTTGGCCACGAGGTGGGCGGCGGCCCAGAGGAAGAAGGCCCAAAGAACGGGGTGGCGGAACTGTGCCGCCAGGCCGGCGCGGCGCGGATCGGCGAGGCCGCCGCGGAAGGAGACCGACAGCGGGCTGGGCTGCCACAGCGCCCCGGCGAGCAGGATGCTGGCGGGCAGCATGGCGGCCAGCGGCACCAGCGCCGTGGCCCGGCTGGGCGCCCAGAGCTCGATGTAGGGGGCGGCCAGGGCCGCGGCGATCACCCAGGCGATGGTCGCCAGGGAGACCAGCGAATAGACCGCCAGATAGGCCGGCCGGCCCAGCTTCTCGATCAGCAGGACACGCAGGCCGGTCGCCGCCGGCAGGACGTGGGCGGCCAGGAAGACGGCAATGGCGGCGAAGAATTCGATCATGCTGCTGGATAGCGCCCCGGCGCCGACACCTCAACCTCCTCCGGTTCCCGCCGGCAGGTCCCGGACCTGCCTCGGCGCCGCCCGATCAGCCGGCTCCGACCTCTTCTTCCGGGGTCAGGGTCTTGAGCTGCAGGGCGTGGACGCCGGCGGCCAGTTCTTCGGCCAGGATCTCGTAGACCCGGCGCTGGCGGGCGACGCGGCTCTGGCCGGCGAAGGCCGCCGAGACCACTTCGACGCTGAAATGGGTCTCGCCGCCTTCGCGGTAGCCGGCATGCCCCTTGTGCTTTTCCGAATCATCAACGACCTTAAGGCGTTGCGGCGCGAGGGCCTCGGTCAGTTTCTGTTCGATGGTCTGCGCGACTGCCACGGCACTGCTCCTTCACCGACGATCTGCTGCGCCTGACGGGCGCGTCCAGAAGGTGGGTCGCCCGTCCGGGCCTGTCAACGCCGACCTGGCGGGCCCCGCCCGACAACGCCTCAATCCTGCCCGGAGGCAGGCCACCAGGGATCGCCTTCATGTCATCCAACACTGCGCCCTCCACCGCCCTCAGCCCCGCCGCCGCGCGGCTGCTGCTGGTCGGCGTGGTGGTCCTCTGGGGCGTCAACTGGCCGGTCATGAAGGTCGGCCTGCAGTCCATGCCGCCGGTGTGGTTCGCCGCCGCGCGCATGACCCTGGGGGCGGCCAGCCTCTTCGCCGTGCTGGCCGTCCTGGGCCGCCTGAAGCTGCCGACGCGCCGCGACCTGGCGGTCGTCTTCACCGTCGGGGGACTGCAGATGGCCGCCTTCCTGGTGCTGGTGAACTTCGCCCTGGAGCACGTCGGGGCCGGACGCTCGGCGGTGCTGGCCTACACCACGCCGCTGTGGGTGACGCCGGCCGCCGTCCTGTTCCTGGGCGAGACCATGAACCGGCGGAAACTGCTGGGTCTCTGCCTGGGCCTCGGCGGCGTGGCCGTGCTGTTCAACCCCCTGGGCTTCGATTGGACCAGCCGCGCGGCCCTGACCGGCAACGCGCTGCTGCTGGCCGCCGCCTTTTCCTGGTCGCTGGCGATCCTGCATGTCCGCGTTCACGAGTGGGAGTCCTCGCCCCTGCAGCTCGCGCCCTGGCAGATGGTGCTGGCGGCGCCGCCGCTGGCGGCCCTCTCCTGGTTCACCGAGGACTGGTCGGCGATCGCCTGGTCCGGCGGGCTGGGCGCGATCCTGGCCTACAACGGCCCCCTGGCGACGGCCTTCTGCTTCTGGGCGGTGGTCAGCGTCAACCGGGCGCTGCCGGCCACCACCACCTCCCTCAGCCTGCTGGCGGTGCCGGTGGCCGGTGTCCTGGCCTCGGCGCTTTTCCTGGGCGAGCCGACGACCCCGACCCTGCTGGGCGGCCTGGCCCTCATCCTCTGCGGTACGGTGCTGGTGAACCTGGCCGACCTGCGCGGCGGGCGCGCCGCCGGGGGGCGGGACGCGCCGCCGACTCCCAACGACTGAGACTGCCGAAGACGAACAGGGGCGACTAACAGCCCGGAATCGCGCGGTTTTACGGCCTGCCGCCCTTGCGCCCGGAGGGCCCCTTCCCACATAATTCAAAGATGTCCGGTTCCCCCCAGAAGCCTCACGGCGACCCCTTCCATGAAGGCCCCTACCGCACCGGCGACGCCGGGTCGGACGCGGGCCTGCGCCGCTGCGAGCGGCCGGGCTGCACGGCGGAAGGACTGCACCGGGCGCCGCGCTCGCGCGACGACCTCACCAGCTACTACTGGTTCTGCCTCGAGCATGTGCGCGAATACAACCTGGCCTGGGACTATTTCAAGGACCTGGACGAGGACGACATCGAGCGGATCCGCCGCGGCGACGCGGTATGGCAGCGCCCGACCTGGCCCCTCAACGGCGGCCTCGGCGGACGCAAGACTGGTCCGCACAGCAGACCCTTGCGCGACGGCTTCGGCTTCTTCACCGAGGAAGCCGCCGACCGGGAGCAGCACAAAGGCCGCTTTCCGCCCACGTCCCGCCAGGCCAAGGCGCTCAAGACCCTGGAACTGGCGCCCAACGCCACCCTGGCCGAGGTCAAAGCGCGCTATAAGTCGCTGGTCAAGGAATTGCACCCTGACATTACCGGCGGCGACGGACGCTCCGAAGAGCGGCTGAAAATCATCAACTTGGCGTATTCGGACTTGAAGGCGGCCTTCGACTGATGTTCAACAGGCTCAGGCCCTTCGACGTGCCGGGTTAAAACTCTAAATTCAAACGACGGAATTCCTACTTCATGGCGACAGCAGACCCCACGGCCACCGACGGCGAGATGCCGACGAGCGGCCCCGATATCGAAGTTTCGGTGCGCCAGACCTTCGGCCTCGACTGCGACATGCAGGTGCCGGCGTTCAGCCAGGCCAACGACTACGTGCCCGAGGTCGACGAAACCTACCGCTTCGACCACGACACCACCCTCGCCATCCTGGCCGGCTTCGCCCATAACCGCCGCGTGATGATCCAGGGCTATCACGGCACCGGCAAGTCGACGCATATCGAGCAGGTCTCCGCGCGCCTCAACTGGCCGTGCATCCGCGTCAACCTGGACAGCCACATCAGCCGTATCGACCTGGTGGGCAAGGACGCCATCGTGCTGAAGGACGGCAAGCAGGTCACCGAATTCCGCGAGGGCCTGCTGCCCTGGGCGCTGCAGCGCCCGACGGCCCTGGTCTTCGACGAATACGACGCCGGCCGCCCGGACGTGATGTTCGTCATCCAGCGGGTGCTGGAAGTCGACGGCAAGCTGACCCTGCTGGACCAGAACCGGGTCATCCGCCCGCATCCGGCCTTCCGACTCTTCTCCACCACCAACACCATCGGCCTGGGCGACACCACGGGGCTCTACCACGGCACCCAGCAGATCAACCAGGCGCAGATGGACCGCTGGAACATCGTCGCCACGCTGAACTACCTGGAACACGACGCCGAGGTGGAGATCATCCTCGCCAAGTCGCCGGAATACGACAGCGCCGAGGGCCGCGAGCGGGTCTCCGCCATGGTCGCCCTGGCCGACCTGACGCGCAGCGGCTTCATCAACGGCGACATCTCCACCGTGATGAGCCCGCGCACGGTGATGACCTGGGCGGAGAACGCCACCATCTTCGGCGACGTCGGCTTCGCCTTCCGGGTCACGTTCCTCAACAAGTGCGACGAGATCGAGCGCCCCGTCGTGGCGGAGTACTACCAGCGCTGCTTCGGCAGCGAGCTGCCGGAGTCCGGCGTCAAGGCGCACATCACCTGAGCCCGGGACGCCTCTAGATGAGCCAGCCCGAAAACCCGCTCGACGTCTTCCGGCGGACAACCGCCGCGACGGTGCGCGCCATCGCCGAGCGTGACGATATCAACGTCACCTATGCGCCGCGCGGCCAGGGGCTGGTCGGCAAGGAAGTGAAGGTAACGCTGCCGGCGCGCAATCTGCCGGCGGAGGAAGCCGCGCTGGTGCGCGGCGAAGCCGACGCCGCGGCCCTGCGCCTGCGCCACCACGACGGCAGCCTGCACGCTCACGCGCGCCCGCGCTCCCAGGAGGCGCGCGAGATCTTCGACGCCATCGAACAGGCGCGCTGCGAGGCGCTGGGCATGCGGCGCATGGCCGGTGTGGCGCAGAACCTGGATGCGGCCCTGGAGGAACAGTACCGGGTGCGCGGCCTGAACCGCGCCCAGAGCCGCGAGGACGTGCCGCTGTCGGAGGCCCTGCGCCTGCTGGCCCGCGAGGCCATGACCGGCGCGACGACGCCGGCCAGCGCCAAGGGCGTCATCGACCTCTGGCGCCCGATCCTGGGCCAGGAGATCCTGCAGGACATCAAGGAACTGGGCCGGCGCGCCGAGGACCAGGCGCTTTTCGCCGAGACGGTGCGCGACATGCTGCAGCACCTGGACATCGACATCGGCCTGGAAGACGACCTCGAGCAGGACGAGGACGAGCAGGACCAGCAGCAGGACGAGTCCGAGGACGACAACAGCAGCAGCCAGACCGACGGCGACGAGAGCGCCGAGACGCCGACCACCATGGAAGGCGAGGACAGCGAGGGCGACGAGTCCGAGGGCGCGGAGCCGCAGGCCGCCGAGGCCGACAGCGAGATGATGGAAGGCGCGGGCGAGGAAGACCCCGGCCGCCCCGGACAGCTTCCCGAGCTGTTCGGCCACAACGCCCGCGACAGCGAGCCCTATCACGCCTTCACCACGGAATTCGACGAGATCATCGAGGCGGAAGAGCTCTGCGATCCCGACGAGCTGACGCGCCTGCGCCAGATGCTGGACCAGCAGCTCGCCCACCTGCAGGGCGTCATCGCGCGCCTCGCCAACCGCCTGCAGCGCCGCCTGCTGGCGATGCAGACCCGCGCCTGGGACTTCAACCTGGACGAAGGCCTGCTGGACACCGCGCGCCTGGCCCGCGTCATCGTCAACCCGATGCACTCGCTGACCTACAAGCAGGAGCGCGATACCGAGTTCCGCGACACCGTGGTGACGCTGCTGATCGACAACTCCGGCTCCATGCGCGGCCGCCCGATCACGGTGGCGGCGATGAGCGCCGACATCCTGGCGCGCACCCTGGAGCGCTGCGGCGTGAAGGTGGAGATCCTGGGCTTCACCACGCGCATGTGGAAGGGCGGTCAGGCGCGCGAACGCTGGATCGGCGCCGGCAAGCCGCCCAGCCCGGGCCGCCTCAACGACCTGCGCCATATCGTCTACAAGTCCGCCGATGCCCCCTGGCGGCGTGCGCGCAAGAACCTGGGCCTGATGCTGCGCGAGGGCATCTTGAAGGAGAACATCGACGGCGAGGCCCTGTTGTGGGCGCACAACCGCCTGATCGGGCGTACCGAGCAGCGCCGCATCCTCATGGTGATCTCCGACGGCGCGCCGGTCGACGACTCGACTCTCTCGGTCAACCCGGGCAACTACCTGGAACGCCACCTGCGCGACGTCATCGCCTACATCGAGAACCGCTCTCCGGTGGAGCTTCTGGCCATCGGCATCGGCCACGACGTGACCCGCTACTACCGCCGTGCGGTCACCATCGTCGACGCAGAACAGCTCGGCGGCACGGTGATGGAGAAGCTGGCCGAACTCTTCGAGGAAGAGCACGGAGGTTTGGCCCCGCAAGGTCCGCGCCGCGGCGCCCGCGTCCACTGATCTTGCGGACGGCGCGCCTCACCGCCCTCCTTTACTGCCTGCTGCTGCTCGCCGCGCCCGCCGCGGCACAGACACCGCTCGAGATCCGCGCCACCCCGCTGCGCTTCAATGCCGAGGACAAGACCCAGGTCACCGCCGGCGACTTGCGCTGGCGCGGCGGCCTGCTGCTCAGCGCCGACGACCCGCGCTTCGGCGGCCTCTCGGACCTGGCGATCTCGCCGGACGGCACGCGCATCACCGCCATTACCGATGCCGGGCGCTGGATCACCGCGCGCCTCACCTACGACCGGAACGGCCACCTCGCGGGCGTCGCCGAGGGACGCTGGGGCGCGCTGCGCGGCGCCGGGGGCCTGCTGCTGACCGGAAAGGCCAGACAGGACGCCGAGGCCCTGACCCGGCTGGACGACGGCAGCTTCGCGGTCGCCTTCGAGCGCCGCCACCGCCTGCGGCGCTTCCCCGGCGGCGACCTCACCAAACCGCCGGTGGAGATCGCCGCCCCCGCAAGCCTCGCCGCCGCCGCCGGCAACAGCGGCATCGAGGCCCTGGTGGCGCTGGCCGGCGACCGCCTGCTCGCCTTCACCGAGGGCCAGAAAGTTGGCGGTCTAGCGGGAGGCGACAGCTACGCGGTCTATCTGCGCGACGGCGCGGGCCTGTGGCAGGGCCTGGCCCTGAAACCCAAGGGCCTCTTCCACCCGACCGGGGCGGCGCAGCTTCCCTCCGGCGATGTGATCCTGCTGGAGCGGCGCTTCACCCTGCTGGGCGGCGTCAGCGCGCGCCTGCGGCGCCTCCCGCTCGCCGCGATCCAGCCGGGCGCCCTGCTGGACGGCAGCGAGATCGCCGAGCTGAGACCTCCGCTCACCCTCGACAACTTCGAGGGCGTAGCGGTCCATCGGCTGGGCGACGGCACGACGCGGATCACCCTCGTTTCCGACGACAATTTCAGCCCCCTGCAGCGCACCCTCCTCGTGCAGTTCGATCTGCTGCAAGGCGGTTGAGCCTCGCCGCTGCGGACAACTTGACGGGGATCAACGCAGCGCAGAATTGGGTGCGAACACTCTTCGCGTTCCCTCCGCATCGCGGTTTCGCCTAAGCTGTCCGCCTGGACAGATAAACGGGGGGAAGCAGCATGCCCGCGCCGCAAGCCAAAGATCGGCCTTACACCCTGGAAAACTATGTCGCCGACCTGCGGCGCATCACCGCGGAAACCGACGAGGAGGACGAGATCATCCGCCGCGTCGGCCCGCTGGCCCAGCGCCTCGCCGTCGACAAGAGCTGGCTTCAGGACAAGTACTACCAGACCAACGGCGAGCAGGGCTTCAACGCCTTCCTGCTGCACGAGGAACCGGACCATTCGCTGGCCGTTCTCGCCGTGAACTGGCTGCCCGGCCGCGGCGCGCCGCCGCACGATCACGGCACCTGGGCGGTGATCTCCGGCGTCGACGGCGTGGAGCGCAACACGCGCTACGCCCGTGTCGACGACCGCAGCCGTCCCGATCGCGCCGAATTGGAAGTGAAGCACGAGATCAATGCCGATGCCGGCGAGCTGATCTGCATGAAGACCGGCGGCATCCACTCCGTCCACAACGACGGCAGCGACGTCACGCTGTCGCTGCACACCTATGGCACGCATCCCAACTTCACCGAACGCTCGCAGTTCGATCTGGAGACCGGCGAGAAAAAGGACTTCAAGGTGCAGGTGGAATGAGGCCCGGCCTGAACGGCGCGAAGTCCGCGCTAGAGCAGATCAGGGTCGGCTGGAATCGCCGAAGGCGATCCACCGGCCCTGTGAATCTGCTCAATACCTATGAAGTAGATCGGATTCACACGATGAGACGGGACCACATCGTGGCTCCGTCTCATCGTGATCCGATCTAGGCTGACAGCGCCGTGTAGTAGGTCAGGCGCTCCGAGACGACGCCGTCGTCCGCCACCTTGATCAGGCCGCTGCCCGCGATGCCGGTGCCGGGCGCCGTCCACCAGCACCAGGCGGTCAGTTCGCCGTCCGCTTCGGCGGTCAGCACCTCGGTCAGCGACAGGAAATGGGCTTCCGCCTTGCCGCCTCTCAGTTCCTCGACCGTCGCCTTCATCCCGTCGAGATAGGCGGCCATGTCGCCCTTGGCCACGCGGCCGTGGTTCGGATCGTCCAGTACGTAACTGTCGGACAGTGCCGAGAGGATCTTGTCGCTGTTCCCTGTAGTCCAGCCTTCCGCATAGGCGGCCAGGTGATCGGCTTTGCTCATGGGCTTCCCCTTCGAAGAGTGTTGCCAAGGCAAGCCGAGCCTATCACGCGAAAGCCTCCTCGCCCGAACGCGATTACCGGATCGCCGGGCGCCCTTAGGGTTGCAGGTTGCCCTGGCAGCGCGAGCGAACCTTCGCCCCCGAAAAGCAAAAGGCCCGCTCGGAGGCGGGCCTTTCGGAAACTCTATGAGCCTTTAGAAGCTCAGGCGGCGGCGGCCTGCTTCTCGGTCGCTTTCTTGATCCGGCGCTTCAGCTCGCGGGCCTTCTGGCCGAGCTTCTCCGAGGAGGTCGACAGCAGGTAGGCGTCGATGCCGCCGCGCTTCTCCACGGTGCGGATGGCGCGGGTCGAGAGGCGCAGCTGCACGGTGGTGCCCAGCACGTCGCTCATCAGGCTGACGTCCTGCAGGTTCGGCAGGAAGCGCCGGCGGGTGCGGTTGTTGGCGTGGCTCACGTTGTTGCCGGTCTGAACGCCCTTGCCGGTGAAGTCGCAACGTCGTGCCATGATCGCAAATCCCAGGTCTGTGGCCCGCGCCCCGATATCCCTAGGGGCTGGCAGGCATCCATTGAAAAAGGTTACCGGGCGGCGAGCCACCCGGTGCGGGCTGGTTTCTAAGGCAGCGGCGGGGCCCCGTCAAGCCGATTCCGGGCGCTTTCCGGGCGGGCTCCCGGCTAGCCTGGGATGCGGGGAAAGTTTCCCAAAAATAGAGTTAATTCCCGATAAACAGCCCCACCAGGCGGCGGGCGGCGGCCGTCGGAGTGGTCTTGCCGGCCCGGACCTCCCGCTCCAGGCCCTGGAGCTCGCGGGCGACCTCCGGCTGGGCCTTGAAGCGGCGCATGAGGCCGTCGGAGATCTCGGCCCACATCCAGGCCCCGGCCTGGGCGGCGCGCTTGGCCGCACGGGCGCCGCTGGCCTCCATGACCTGCCGGTGCTTGACCACCGTCTCCCAGACCTCCCCGATGCCCTGATCCAGCAGGGCCGAGCATTTCAGCACCGGCGGGCGCCAGTCCGGGTTGGGCGCGCGCAGCAGGCCCAGGGCGCCGTAGTATTCCGCCACCGCCCGGTCGGCCGCCGGTACCATATCGCCGTCGGCCTTGTTGACGATGACCGCGTCGGCCAGCTCGACGATGCCCTTCTTGATGCCCTGCAGCTCGTCGCCGCCGCCGGGCAGCAGCAGCAGCAGGAAGATGTCGACCATCTCCGCCACCGCCGTCTCCGACTGGCCGACACCGACGGTCTCGACGATCACCACGTCGAAGCCCGCGGCCTCGCAGACCAGCATG encodes the following:
- a CDS encoding cysteine dioxygenase family protein; the protein is MPAPQAKDRPYTLENYVADLRRITAETDEEDEIIRRVGPLAQRLAVDKSWLQDKYYQTNGEQGFNAFLLHEEPDHSLAVLAVNWLPGRGAPPHDHGTWAVISGVDGVERNTRYARVDDRSRPDRAELEVKHEINADAGELICMKTGGIHSVHNDGSDVTLSLHTYGTHPNFTERSQFDLETGEKKDFKVQVE
- a CDS encoding nuclear transport factor 2 family protein gives rise to the protein MSKADHLAAYAEGWTTGNSDKILSALSDSYVLDDPNHGRVAKGDMAAYLDGMKATVEELRGGKAEAHFLSLTEVLTAEADGELTAWCWWTAPGTGIAGSGLIKVADDGVVSERLTYYTALSA
- the rpmB gene encoding 50S ribosomal protein L28: MARRCDFTGKGVQTGNNVSHANNRTRRRFLPNLQDVSLMSDVLGTTVQLRLSTRAIRTVEKRGGIDAYLLSTSSEKLGQKARELKRRIKKATEKQAAAA
- the meaB gene encoding methylmalonyl Co-A mutase-associated GTPase MeaB, producing MTKPGVSDQAALAEKVTAGDRRALARAITLIESTKPEHAGEAEALLEALLPASGNSVRIGISGVPGVGKSTFIERFGLHLVEAGHQVAVLAVDPSSKVSGGSILGDKTRMEELSRHPRAFIRPSPTGGTLGGVARRTREAMLVCEAAGFDVVIVETVGVGQSETAVAEMVDIFLLLLLPGGGDELQGIKKGIVELADAVIVNKADGDMVPAADRAVAEYYGALGLLRAPNPDWRPPVLKCSALLDQGIGEVWETVVKHRQVMEASGARAAKRAAQAGAWMWAEISDGLMRRFKAQPEVARELQGLEREVRAGKTTPTAAARRLVGLFIGN